A single window of Granulicella sibirica DNA harbors:
- a CDS encoding YybH family protein — protein sequence MRRYARQAIFAILLPLSTVAAQQPLSPQLPSQSSHSSALDPLAVPSAVSPLAQPSASPGVLFLYDLEHRFAASVAAGGGKAFATWFADDAVALNNGRPAVLGRGNIAASATWDPHTYQLTWTPQGAQMLPSNDSGFTWGHYEGHSVDQHGQPVVTAGRYITLWKKTADGSWKVVLDASANEPPAAGDCCTLPKP from the coding sequence ATGCGCCGCTACGCTCGCCAGGCGATCTTTGCCATTCTTCTCCCGCTCTCCACGGTTGCCGCGCAGCAGCCGCTGAGCCCCCAGCTTCCAAGCCAGTCCTCGCACTCCTCGGCGCTCGATCCTCTTGCCGTGCCTTCCGCCGTTTCGCCCCTCGCGCAGCCTTCCGCCTCTCCAGGAGTTCTCTTCCTCTACGATCTCGAGCACCGCTTTGCGGCATCCGTGGCTGCAGGAGGAGGGAAAGCTTTCGCCACCTGGTTCGCCGATGACGCCGTCGCACTGAACAACGGCCGTCCCGCCGTCCTCGGACGCGGGAACATTGCCGCCTCGGCCACTTGGGATCCCCACACCTATCAGCTCACCTGGACGCCGCAGGGAGCCCAGATGCTTCCCTCCAACGACTCCGGCTTCACATGGGGACACTACGAAGGCCATTCCGTCGACCAGCATGGTCAGCCCGTCGTTACCGCTGGCCGTTATATCACCCTCTGGAAGAAGACGGCGGACGGCTCTTGGAAAGTCGTTCTCGACGCCAGTGCCAACGAGCCCCC
- a CDS encoding dicarboxylate/amino acid:cation symporter, whose amino-acid sequence MNLSKNDLGVLLPAVALVMIGVAVQATGRGMHGSLVASETLRWVGVLGLAVYAVKRRTLTPWIFVAMVAGAEIGFDAPGFAVGLRVFSDIFLRLIRTIVAPLILATLVTGIAGHGDLKGVGRMGIKSLIYFEVLTTLALVIGLVAINISKAGVGLTLPASGGATETLAKVEPTHWQDFLLHVFPDNIAKSIAEGQILQVAVFAVFFGIALASLPAEKGAPVLRLCESLSEVMFKFTNVVMYFAPIGVGAAMAFTVGHMGLGVLVNLGKLLLTLYAALAAYGLFVMLPVALVAGVPVKRFLAAVAEPATIAFATATSEAALPRAMEAMEALGVPRRIVSFVIPAGYSFNLDGSTLYLALASVFVAQAAGVPMTWGEQLFMMGTLILTSKGVAGVPRATLVVLLATAATFRLPTEPIFVILGIDALMDMGRTMVNVVGNCLASAVVARWEGQFDLEELDEVVAEGLAD is encoded by the coding sequence ATGAATCTTTCGAAGAACGATCTTGGCGTCTTGCTTCCGGCGGTAGCGCTTGTGATGATCGGTGTGGCCGTTCAGGCGACCGGGCGTGGAATGCATGGGTCGCTGGTGGCGAGTGAGACTTTGCGGTGGGTGGGAGTCTTGGGGCTGGCGGTTTACGCGGTAAAGCGACGGACGCTGACGCCCTGGATCTTTGTGGCGATGGTGGCAGGCGCAGAGATCGGATTCGACGCGCCGGGGTTCGCGGTGGGACTGCGGGTGTTTTCAGACATCTTTCTCAGGCTTATCCGAACGATTGTGGCTCCGCTGATCCTGGCGACGTTGGTGACGGGGATCGCGGGGCATGGGGATCTTAAGGGCGTAGGGCGGATGGGGATCAAGAGCCTCATATACTTCGAGGTGCTGACTACACTTGCGTTGGTGATTGGCTTGGTGGCGATCAATATCAGTAAGGCGGGCGTGGGGCTCACGCTACCGGCGTCGGGTGGGGCGACGGAGACGCTCGCGAAGGTTGAGCCGACGCACTGGCAGGACTTTCTGCTGCACGTGTTTCCGGATAACATCGCGAAGTCAATTGCGGAAGGGCAGATTCTGCAGGTGGCGGTGTTCGCTGTATTCTTCGGGATCGCGCTGGCTTCGCTGCCTGCTGAGAAGGGTGCGCCGGTGCTGCGGCTCTGTGAGAGCCTCAGCGAAGTTATGTTCAAGTTTACGAACGTGGTGATGTACTTTGCGCCGATCGGGGTAGGGGCAGCGATGGCGTTTACCGTGGGGCATATGGGGCTTGGCGTGCTCGTGAACCTGGGAAAGTTGCTGCTGACACTCTATGCGGCTCTGGCGGCCTATGGGCTGTTCGTCATGCTGCCGGTGGCGCTGGTCGCAGGAGTGCCAGTGAAGCGGTTCCTGGCAGCAGTGGCAGAGCCGGCTACGATCGCGTTCGCAACCGCTACGAGTGAAGCGGCGCTGCCGAGGGCAATGGAAGCGATGGAGGCACTCGGGGTGCCTAGGCGGATTGTGTCGTTCGTGATTCCGGCGGGGTACAGCTTCAACCTGGATGGGTCAACCCTCTATTTGGCGCTGGCGAGCGTGTTCGTGGCGCAGGCGGCGGGAGTGCCGATGACGTGGGGAGAACAGCTCTTCATGATGGGGACGCTGATTTTGACGAGTAAGGGAGTAGCGGGTGTTCCGCGGGCTACGCTCGTGGTGCTTCTGGCTACGGCCGCTACATTCCGGCTGCCTACGGAGCCTATTTTTGTGATCCTGGGGATTGACGCGTTGATGGACATGGGGCGGACGATGGTGAATGTAGTCGGGAACTGTCTCGCCAGCGCGGTAGTGGCTCGGTGGGAGGGGCAGTTTGACTTGGAGGAGTTGGATGAGGTGGTGGCGGAAGGGTTGGCGGACTAG